CGGCTGACGAGCTTCGACGGGACCAGCCGCGCGACTTCCGCCATGAAGGCGCCGTTCCAGCCGCTCGCGGTCGAGCCGAAGACGAAGAAGACGAGGCACGCGAGCGGCAGCGGCCACGCCGGCGTGACCAGGTAACAGGCGAGCGCGGCCGCGATCATCACGCCGCAAAGAATGGCGAGCGCGCTGTAGCAGCTTCGCGTCACGTCGGCCATCCAGCCCCAGAACACGCGTCCCGCGGCGCCGCCGACTTGCGAGGCCGTCAGCACCAGCCCTGCCGCGATGAGCGAATAGCCCGCCTCTTCGACGAACAGCACGACGGTGAAGGTCGTGAGCCCGATCTGCGGGATCACGAGGAAAGCGCCCGCGACGGCCAGATTGCGCAGCGCGCGCTGGCGCCAGATCGTGGTGAGGCCTTCCAGCGGGTTGACGACCACCGGTGCGTCAGGCGTGCGATCGTCGTCCCAGCGCGCGCGCTTCGTTTGAAGCACCACGATGAGCGCGGCCAGCATCGCCGCGCTGACGGCGAGCGCCCAGCGCCAGCCGAACAGCGTGGCCACCGCGGGCGCGATGAGCGAGACGCCGATGCCGCCGATCGGCACGCCGGTCTGCTTCAGCGAGAACAGCACGTTGCGCCGGTGCGCCGGCGTGTAGCGCATGAGCAGATGCGAGGCTGCGGGACTCAGCAGCCCGTAGCCGAGGCCGAGGAAGATCGCGGAGGCGAAGAAAAACGCGGCATGCGGCCCGGTCGCAATCAGGCATCCCGCAGCCAACAGCGCGAGGCCGGTCTGCGTCACGCGGCACGCGCCCCAGCGCACGCTCAGGTTCCCCCCGAGCAGCAGCGAGACGAGCATCGCGCCCGCGAGGAGGCTGATCTGATAGCCGATCAGCGCAGAAGAGATTCCGAGGTCCGCGCTCGCCGCCGGCGCGAGCGCGGGCAGCGTCATGGTGGCGATCGTGCCGAACGCCTGGCCCGCCAGCATGCTGACGAGCACGAACGCGAAGCTCTGCTCCTTCGCGTCCGGTGCGCCCGTCGCCCCGCTCATCGCTACTTCACGCGCATGCGTTCGACCAGGTCCGGGTCGGGGTCCTGTCCCAGCCCCGGCACTTGCGGCACGGCGAAGTCGCCGTCCTTCGGGATGATCTGATCGCCGAAGGGATTGTCGGTGAAATCGCAGTAATAGCGCTCGATCGGGATCTCGCGCGCGCTCGCCGCGCACACGTGTATCGACGCCAGCAGGCCCGGGCCGAAGTACGGCGAATGCGGCACCACGACGACTCCGTTCGCTTCACCGAGCGCGAAGATCTTGCGCATCTCGGTCACGCCGCCGATCTTGGTGATGCTCGGCTGCGCGATGCCCACGCCGCCGGCTTCGAACAGGCGCTTGAACTCCATGAAGTTCGAGATGTTCTCGCCCGCCGCGATCGGCGTGACGCTCGCGTTGCGCAGCCGCGCGAGGCCGGCGTGATCGTCGGGCGGGTAGATCGGCTCCTCGATCCACGCGAGCTTCATACCGGACCACTCGTGCGCGATCGCTATCGCCTCGTCCACCGTCCACGGGCACGAGCAATCGATCATCAGCGGCACCTTTTCGCCGCACACTTCCTTCGCGGCGCGCACGATGTCGGTCTTGTTCTCGTGCAGCTTGATGTAGCGGTAACCGCGATCGATCGCCTCTTTGGTCTTGCGCGCCACGACCTTGGCATCGCCATAGCGCAGCAGGCTTGCATACCCCGGCAGCTTCTCGCGCGCGCTGCCGCCGAGCATCTTGTAGAGCGGCAGCCCCGCGCGCTTGGCGGCGATGTCCCACAGCGCGATGTCGAGACCCGAGATCGCGAACACCGTCGGGCCGCTGCGGCCGGTGTTGTAGAGGCCGCGATGCAGGTCGGCCTGGATCTGCGCGATGTGCGACGGGTCCTTGCCGACGACGCGCGGTGCGATCAATTGCGCGACGGCGGTGACCGTCGATTGCCA
This genomic window from Burkholderiales bacterium contains:
- a CDS encoding mandelate racemase/muconate lactonizing enzyme family protein is translated as MKITRVEPVLVRTPLKLDDAQPHAGGLPKSDVHTVLVRVDTDEGVTGWGEAFSNAGWQSTVTAVAQLIAPRVVGKDPSHIAQIQADLHRGLYNTGRSGPTVFAISGLDIALWDIAAKRAGLPLYKMLGGSAREKLPGYASLLRYGDAKVVARKTKEAIDRGYRYIKLHENKTDIVRAAKEVCGEKVPLMIDCSCPWTVDEAIAIAHEWSGMKLAWIEEPIYPPDDHAGLARLRNASVTPIAAGENISNFMEFKRLFEAGGVGIAQPSITKIGGVTEMRKIFALGEANGVVVVPHSPYFGPGLLASIHVCAASAREIPIERYYCDFTDNPFGDQIIPKDGDFAVPQVPGLGQDPDPDLVERMRVK
- a CDS encoding MFS transporter, whose product is MSGATGAPDAKEQSFAFVLVSMLAGQAFGTIATMTLPALAPAASADLGISSALIGYQISLLAGAMLVSLLLGGNLSVRWGACRVTQTGLALLAAGCLIATGPHAAFFFASAIFLGLGYGLLSPAASHLLMRYTPAHRRNVLFSLKQTGVPIGGIGVSLIAPAVATLFGWRWALAVSAAMLAALIVVLQTKRARWDDDRTPDAPVVVNPLEGLTTIWRQRALRNLAVAGAFLVIPQIGLTTFTVVLFVEEAGYSLIAAGLVLTASQVGGAAGRVFWGWMADVTRSCYSALAILCGVMIAAALACYLVTPAWPLPLACLVFFVFGSTASGWNGAFMAEVARLVPSKLVSRTTAGALFYVNIGKMVGPLVVANAYAWSGRYAVAFAGLSVVTAAALACLLTAQARSVVIVSTTK